One genomic window of Meles meles chromosome 15, mMelMel3.1 paternal haplotype, whole genome shotgun sequence includes the following:
- the RNF103 gene encoding E3 ubiquitin-protein ligase RNF103 isoform X1, which produces MWLKLFFLLLYFLVLFVLARFFEAIVWYETGILATQLVDPVALSFKKLKTILECRGLGYSGLPEKKDVRELVEKSGDLMEGELYSALKEEEASESVSSTNFSGEMHFYELVEDTKDGIWLVQVIANDRSPLVGKIHWEKMVKKVSRFGIRTGTFNCSSDPRYCRRRGWVRSTLIMSVPQTSTSKGKVMLKEYSGRKIEVEHIFKWITAHAASRIKTIYNAEHLKEEWNKSDQYWVKIYLFANLDQPPAFFSALSIKFTGRVEFIFVNVENWDNKSYMTDIGVYNMPSYILRTPEGIYRYGNHTGEFISLQAMDSFLRSLQPEVNDLFVLSLVLVNLMAWMDLFITQGATIKRFVVLISTLGTYNSLLIISWLPVLGFLQLPYLDSFYEYSLKLLRYSNTTTLASWVRADWMFYSSHPALFLSTYLGHGLLIDYFEKKRRRNNNNDEVNANNLEWLSSLWDWYTSYLFHPIASFQNFPVESDWDEDPDLFLERLAFPDLWLHPLIPTDYIKNLPMWRFKCLGVQSEEEMSEGSQDIENDSDSESTDTFSSEKEVFEDKQSIVHNSPGRASHCDAEACSCANKYCQTSPYERKGRSYGSYNTNEDMEPDWLTWPADMLHCTECVVCLENFEDGCLLMGLPCGHVFHQNCIVMWLAGGRHCCPVCRWPSYKKKQPYAQHQPLSNDVPS; this is translated from the exons ATGTGGCTGAAGCTATTCTTCCTGCTCCTCTATTTTCTGGTCCTGTTCGTCCTGGCCAGGTTTTTTGAGGCCATTGTGTGGTATGAAACTGGCATCTTGGCCACCCAGTTGGTGGATCCGGTGGCGCTGAGCTTCAAGAAGCTGAAGACCATTCTGGAGTGCCGGGGGTTGGGATATTCAGGGCTGCCGGAGAAGAAGGATGTCCGGGAGCTGGTGGAGAAGTCAG gtgACTTGATGGAAGGTGAGCTCTATTCTGCCCTCAAGGAAGAAGAAGCATCTGAATCCGTTTCTAGTACCAATTTCAGTGGTGAAATGCACTTCTATGAGCTTGTAGAAGACACAAAGGATGGCATCTGGCTGGTTCAG GTCATAGCAAATGACAGAAGTCCCTTGGTTGGTAAAATCCACTGGGAGAAAATGGTGAAAAAGGTTTCAAGATTTGGAATACGAACAGGCACTTTTAATTGTTCCAGTGACCCCAG ATACTGCAGGAGAAGAGGCTGGGTACGATCCACACTCATTATGTCTGTCCCACAAACAAGCACTTCTAAGGGGAAAGTCATGCTTAAAGAATATAGTGGACGCAAAATTGAAGTAGAGCACATTTTTAAGTGGATAACTGCTCATGCAGCTTCTCGGATCAAAACCATTTATAATGCTGAACATTTGAAAGAAGAATGGAATAAAAGTGATCAGTATTGGGTAAAAATATACCTATTTGCAAACCTTGACCAACCCCCAGCTTTCTTCTCTGCACTAAGTATAAAGTTTACTGGAAgagttgagtttatttttgttaatgtggAAAATTGGGACAATAAGAGTTACATGACAGATATTGGTGTATATAACATGCCGTCGTACATTCTTAGAACTCCTGAAGGAATTTACAGATACGGAAACCACACAGGTGAATTTATATCCCTTCAGGCCATGGATTCATTTTTGCGCTCATTGCAACCTGAAGTAAATGATCTGTTTGTTTTGAGCTTGGTTCTAGTTAATCTTATGGCTTGGATGGACTTATTTATCACACAAGGAGCAACCATAAAGCGATTTGTGGTTCTCATAAGCACTTTAGGGACATATAATTCTCTATTAATTATTTCCTGGCTACCTGTGTTGGGCTTTTTACAGCTCCCTTACTTAGATAGCTTTTATGAATATAGCTTAAAATTGTTGCGTTATTCCAATACAACCACACTGGCTTCATGGGTAAGGGCAGACTGGATGTTCTATTCTTCACACCCAGCCCTGTTTCTCAGTACGTACCTTGGACATGGTTTACTAATCGATTACTTTGAGAAGAAGAGACGGCGCAACAACAACAATGATGAAGTCAATGCCAATAACTTAGAATGGTTATCAAGTCTGTGGGACTGGTACACCAGCTACCTCTTCCACCCGATTGCTTCTTTTCAGAACTTTCCTGTAGAATCTGATTGGGACGAAGACCCAGACTTATTCTTGGAGCGGTTAGCTTTCCCTGACCTTTGGCTTCACCCTCTGATACCAACTGATTACATAAAAAATTTGCCAATGTGGCGATTTAAATGTCTTGGAGTCCAGTCTGAAGAGGAAATGTCGGAGGGTTCTCAAGATATTGAAAATGACTCAGACAGCGAGAGCACAGACACTTTTAGCAGTGAAAAGGAAGTATTTGAAGATAAACAAAGCATAGTTCACAATTCTCCAGGAAGAGCAAGTCACTGTGATGCTGAGGCTTGTTCATGTGCCAATAAATATTGTCAGACCAGCCCATATGAAAGGAAGGGGAGGTCATATGGATCATATAATACTAATGAAGATATGGAACCTGATTGGTTAACTTGGCCTGCTGATATGCTGCACTGTACTGAATGTGTTGTTTGCCTAGAGAATTTTGAAGATGGATGTTTGCTAATGGGGTTGCCTTGTGGTCATGTGTTCCATCAGAATTGCATTGTGATGTGGTTGGCTGGAGGCCGACACTGTTGCCCTGTTTGCCGGTGGCCTTCTTATAAAAAAAAGCAGCCATATGCACAACACCAGCCCTTGTCAAATGATGTCCCATCTTAA